The stretch of DNA GCATAAGCAGAAAAACTATCTGCACTTCTTTCTATAATAACAGTTATTTTTTTCATGTTAAAACGATTAATACAGTATCAGCTTCATTTCTTTTTTAATTTTCATCTCCAATCCTTTACCTACCTCTTTGGAACCATGAAATGGCACAGGGTAATTTCGATCATCTTTTTGATAAATGTAATGGCTGCCTTCGGATCGTATGCAAATCCAACCATTTCGCTTTATTAAGCGATGCAACTCAGATGATTTCATTAGAAAGAACGGATAATACAAAGGTAGTATTTTTACTACTTATTAAAAATATTTTCATACGTAAAGTTTTGTATTAATAGAATTATACAATTCAAAAAATCGTGTAAACTATTTAACTATGATACTGAATAAATGTTACCTGCCTAAAGAATCACCTCATCCCCGGCCCTTCTCCTTAAGGAGAAGGGAGCGCTCGGAATGTAAAATGGAGTTGCTCTGTCTTAATGACCTTCTCTTTAATAAGAGCTGAGTGCTTGGTATGTATAACTTGGGGAAATGGTTACTAACAAAGAAGGCTTTCCGTTTCTGGAAAGCCTTCTTTGTTGTAATCTTGGTATAAATTTAAACGCGACCGTGTACGTCTTTTGCATTTAAATCTTCAAATGCCTGGATTAAACGTTTAACGAAAGTTTCTTCGCCTTTGCGTAACCAAACACGTGGATCATAATATTTTTTGTTAGGAGCGTCTTCACCTGTTGGGTTACCGATCTGTCCTTGTAAGTAATCTTTTTTGTCGTTATAGAAATTCAAGATTCCTTCCCAGAATGCCCATTGCAAATCGGTATCAATGTTCATTTTGATTGCTCCGTAAGAAATTGCTTCACGAATTTCTGCTTGCGATGAACCTGATCCACCATGGAATACAAAGTTAACAGGTTTTTCAGCTGTTAAATTGTGCTTTGCTTTGATGAAATCCTGAGAGTTTTTAAGAATAACCGGAGAAAGCTTAACGTTACCTGGTTTATAAACGCCGTGAACGTTACCAAATGCAGCTGCAATAGTAAAGCGGTGGCTGATTTTGCTTAACTCAGTGTAAGCGAAGTCAACTTCTTCAGGTTGCGTGTATAGTTTAGAACTATCAACATCCGAGTTATCAACACCGTCTTCTTCTCCACCTGTAACACCTAATTCAATCTCTAAAGTCATACCCATTTTGCTCATGCGCTCTAGGTAAGTTTTACAGATTTCAATGTTCTCATGTAATGGCTCTTCAGAAAGATCGATCATGTGCGACGAGAACAATGGTTTGCCATGTTGAGCATAGAATTTTTCACCTGCAACCAACATGCCATCGATCCAAGGCAATAATTTTTTAGCTGCGTGGTCTGTGTGAAGTATTACAGATACACCGTACATTTCAGCTAACAAGTGAACATGCTGAGCTGCAGAAACGGCTCCTGCAACACAAGCTTGCAAATTGTCGTTATTTAGTGATTTACCGGCATAAAATTGAGCTCCACCGTTTGAAAGCTGAATAATAACTGGAGAATTTACAGCTTTAGCAGCTTCCATTACACCATTAATAGTATCAGTTCCGATAGTGTTCACTGCAGGTAAAGCAAACTGATGTTGTTTTGCTAATTCAAATAATTCCTGAACCGCATCACCATGTAAAACGCCTTTTGCAATAGCGGTCTGTGTCTGGTTTGACATACGAGAATAGTTTTGTTAATAGAGAATTATAAAAAAATTGAGTTGCTAAATATAGGAATTTAGAAATAAAATATTGTATGATTTTAAACATGCAATTTTTAATTTCACTGATTAACAATGCAATAGGCTTACTATTTTATATCATTTTAATAGTGTATTTTGTACACAAACATCAATTTATAGAAATTAACATGTCATTGAAAAATAGGGCCGAAATGATTTATTAAAAGTGGCTGTTTCTGTATTATATATTTTTGCTATTTTGCAGCCCTTTTTATTAAAATATTTTTTCGCTTTCCGGGCTTTTAAAAGGGTTTTATTAAACAGTATCGATAAATATCGGTTTTACAATTAACGAGAACAAACATATTCCAATACTAATACTAAACTATGAGTTGGTTTAAACGAGCAAAAGAAGGTATTACCACTAAAACCGAAGAAAAGAAGGAAACTCCTGACGGTCTTTGGAACAAATGTCCTTCTTGCAAAAAGGTTTTACATAATTCTGAGCAGATAGAAAACAAATATGTGTGTCACCATTGCGGTTACCATATTCGTATCGGCTCGAAAGAATATTTTGAAGTTTTATTTGATGATAACCAATTTGAGGAACTTTTTTCAAATCTTACTTCCGGCGACCCGCTAAATTTTGTTGACAGTAAAAAATATACTGATCGTATCATAGAAACGATGGCAAAAACGGGATTGAAAGACGCTATTCGTGCCGGACATGGAAAGATTGAAGGTCAGGATTTGGTGATTGCCTGTATGGACTTCGATTTTATTGGGGGATCAATGGGTTCTGTTGTAGGTGAGAAAATTGCCCGTTCAATTGATTACTCCCTAAAAAACAAAATCCCTTTCCTAATGATCTCTAAATCAGGTGGAGCACGTATGATGGAAGCTGCATTTTCATTGATGCAAATGGCTAAAACATCAGCTAAACTTGCTTTGTTAGCAGAAGCTAAAATTCCTTATGTTTCTTTATTAACCGATCCTACAACCGGGGGTGTTACTGCATCTTACGCTATGTTGGGAGATATCAACATCTCTGAACCTGGCGCAATGATCGGCTTTGCAGGACCTCGTGTAATTAAAGAAACCATCAAGAAAGATCTTCCTAAAGGTTTCCAAAGTGCTGAATTTGTATTGGAGCACGGCTTCTTAGACTTTATTGTGGATCGCCGTCAGATGAAAGCTAAAATAGCTTCATTCTTAAGGATGGTGACTAAAAAATAAGATGTTATCAATTGATAAAACAAAAAACGGATGAAGTGATCACTTCATCCGTTTTTTGTTTCTTAAAGAAGTAATAGGGTGATAATTTTATATAAAAGACATAGCGTAAAATTTATCATCCATTAAAACTAAAAACGGATGAAAAATTAATTCCATTCGTTTCTCTAGTTCTTACAAAATGTTATTTACACCGTTACCGGAATAATCTGTTTTAACTTTTCAATCACAAAATCGATTTCTTCTTTCGTGTTATACTTACAGAAAGAGAAACGAACCGATGGACGATTAGGGTTTGTACCAATTGCCGTAAGTACATGTGAACCAATATTTGATCCGGAAGAACAAGCACTTCCTCCTGATGCCGAAATTCCGTTTATATCCAAATTAAACAACATCATATCTCCCATATCCGATTCGGGGAAAGACACATTTAAAACGGTATATAAGCTTTTGGCAGGATCAGTTTCACCATTGAATTGTACATCGGTAAAATTTTGCGTCAATTGATCCTTCATATAGTTTTTCAAACCCTGAACATATTGAGCATGTTCATCCATTTCATGATAGGCAATTTCCAATGCCTTTGCTAAACCTGCAATTCCATAAACGTTCTCAGTGCCACCCCTCATGTTGCGTTCCTGAGCTCCACCGTAAATAAAAGGTTTAATTTTCACATGATAGTTTACATATAAAAAACCAACCCCTTTCGGTCCGTGTAATTTATGCGCAGCGCAAGCTATAAAATGAACTTTCAGTTTACTGAGGTCATGCACGTAATGCCCCATTGTTTGTACGGTATCGCAGTGAAATAAAGCGTTGTATTGCTCGCAAAGATTTCCTACGCGTTCTACATCCAACAGTGTCCCAATTTCATTATTGGCATGCATTAAGGAAACAAAGCTGCGTTCGTTATTCTTTAACAACTCTTCAAGGTGATCATAATCGACAGTACCTTTTGAGTCGATATTAACATAACTTAATTTAATAACACCTTTCTTTTCCAACTCTTCAAGTGTATGCCCAACTGCGTGGTGCTCAATTTTTGAAGTAATTGCGTGAGTAATACCATGGTCGTGGATACCACAACGAATAGCTGTATTATCAGCTTCGGTACCTCCCGAAGTAAAGAAAATTTCTGCCGGTGATGTATTTAGCAACTTTGCCACAGTTTTACGAGCCGTCTCAACAATTGAACGCACCTCGCGGCCGTGAGCATGAATGGAAGAAGGGTTCCCATATTGATTCTCCATTATGCCAAACATCACCGCCAACACCTCTTTATCAATAGGTGTAGTAGCAGCGTTGTCTAAATAAACTCTCATATAAGTTAAATTTGTGATAAGAGATTTGAGATACGAGTTCAACTACATATTCAAATTTCAAATCGATTGGTTTAGGTTTTTCGGTTTAAATTTATTCAAGAAACCAGATAAGTGATTGGGAAATTATCTCAAATCACCTATCTAATATCTCAAATCTATATTATATCATTTCTTTAAAATCAGCTATAATTTTATTAGCCAATGCATCTGCAACTGTTTCAGAATCGCCTTCTGAGTAAATACGAATAATTGGTTCTGTATTAGAGCGACGTAAATGTACCCATTGTTTATCAAACTCAATGCGAACCCCATCGATTGTATTAATAGGTTGTTTATTATATTTCTCCTGAATCTTATCCATCAACGAATCGATATCCATATCGGCCGTTAATGTGATCTTGTTTTTAGAGATATGGTAAGATGGATAAGAATTTCTTAATACAGAAATGCTTTTTCCAAAGTTTGCCAAATGTGTTAAGAATAATGCGATACCTACTAAAGCATCTCTTCCGTAATGCAATTCAGGATAGATAATACCTCCATTACCTTCACCACCAATTACTGCATTAGTGGCTTTCATCATTTCCACTACATTCACTTCTCCCACTGCAGCTGCGCTATATTTACCACCATGACTTTCGGTAACATCCTGCAATGCACGTGTCGACGACAAATTAGAAACAGTATTTCCTTTATTATGTTTCAGAATGTAATCGCCAACAGCAACTAATGTATACTCTTCTCCAAACATACTTCCATCTTCACAAACAAAAACCAAACGGTCAACATCTGGGTCGACAGAGATACCTAAGCTTGCTCCTTTTGCCATTACCTGTTTCGACAATTCGATAAGGTTTTCAGCTAATGGTTCAGGGTTATGAGGGAATTTGCCATCAGGCGTACAGTATAGTTCATGCACTGTGTTAACACCCAAAG from Solitalea canadensis DSM 3403 encodes:
- a CDS encoding type II toxin-antitoxin system HicA family toxin; the protein is MKSSELHRLIKRNGWICIRSEGSHYIYQKDDRNYPVPFHGSKEVGKGLEMKIKKEMKLILY
- the fbaA gene encoding class II fructose-bisphosphate aldolase; protein product: MSNQTQTAIAKGVLHGDAVQELFELAKQHQFALPAVNTIGTDTINGVMEAAKAVNSPVIIQLSNGGAQFYAGKSLNNDNLQACVAGAVSAAQHVHLLAEMYGVSVILHTDHAAKKLLPWIDGMLVAGEKFYAQHGKPLFSSHMIDLSEEPLHENIEICKTYLERMSKMGMTLEIELGVTGGEEDGVDNSDVDSSKLYTQPEEVDFAYTELSKISHRFTIAAAFGNVHGVYKPGNVKLSPVILKNSQDFIKAKHNLTAEKPVNFVFHGGSGSSQAEIREAISYGAIKMNIDTDLQWAFWEGILNFYNDKKDYLQGQIGNPTGEDAPNKKYYDPRVWLRKGEETFVKRLIQAFEDLNAKDVHGRV
- the accD gene encoding acetyl-CoA carboxylase, carboxyltransferase subunit beta; its protein translation is MSWFKRAKEGITTKTEEKKETPDGLWNKCPSCKKVLHNSEQIENKYVCHHCGYHIRIGSKEYFEVLFDDNQFEELFSNLTSGDPLNFVDSKKYTDRIIETMAKTGLKDAIRAGHGKIEGQDLVIACMDFDFIGGSMGSVVGEKIARSIDYSLKNKIPFLMISKSGGARMMEAAFSLMQMAKTSAKLALLAEAKIPYVSLLTDPTTGGVTASYAMLGDINISEPGAMIGFAGPRVIKETIKKDLPKGFQSAEFVLEHGFLDFIVDRRQMKAKIASFLRMVTKK
- a CDS encoding cysteine desulfurase family protein is translated as MRVYLDNAATTPIDKEVLAVMFGIMENQYGNPSSIHAHGREVRSIVETARKTVAKLLNTSPAEIFFTSGGTEADNTAIRCGIHDHGITHAITSKIEHHAVGHTLEELEKKGVIKLSYVNIDSKGTVDYDHLEELLKNNERSFVSLMHANNEIGTLLDVERVGNLCEQYNALFHCDTVQTMGHYVHDLSKLKVHFIACAAHKLHGPKGVGFLYVNYHVKIKPFIYGGAQERNMRGGTENVYGIAGLAKALEIAYHEMDEHAQYVQGLKNYMKDQLTQNFTDVQFNGETDPAKSLYTVLNVSFPESDMGDMMLFNLDINGISASGGSACSSGSNIGSHVLTAIGTNPNRPSVRFSFCKYNTKEEIDFVIEKLKQIIPVTV
- the glmM gene encoding phosphoglucosamine mutase, with translation MTLIKSISGIRGTIGGTPGDALTPLDVVKFTSAFGQWVINKSGNKKIVIGRDARISGEMVRNLVVGTLQGLGIDVVDLDLSTTPTVEVAVPMENAGGGIILTASHNPKQWNALKLLNGKGEFISAADGQEVLDIAEKGAVHYADVDALGAYKIDNSYVDKHIEMILALPLVDVEAIKKANFSVVVDAVNSTGGIFVPRLLKALGVNTVHELYCTPDGKFPHNPEPLAENLIELSKQVMAKGASLGISVDPDVDRLVFVCEDGSMFGEEYTLVAVGDYILKHNKGNTVSNLSSTRALQDVTESHGGKYSAAAVGEVNVVEMMKATNAVIGGEGNGGIIYPELHYGRDALVGIALFLTHLANFGKSISVLRNSYPSYHISKNKITLTADMDIDSLMDKIQEKYNKQPINTIDGVRIEFDKQWVHLRRSNTEPIIRIYSEGDSETVADALANKIIADFKEMI